The following coding sequences are from one SAR116 cluster alpha proteobacterium HIMB100 window:
- a CDS encoding ABC-type sugar transport system, ATPase component (PFAM: ABC transporter), which yields MSSKTPLIETTGLVKKFGSFTALNGVSLKVYPGEVHALLGDNGAGKSTLIKILSGVFPPTDGQIKVEGEPVNFASPRNATDAGIGTVYQDLALNPLTSVTRNFFLGRELTRFNSPFGLLKMDEMHQIAVAEMAKIGINIADPEQAVGTMSGGQRQTLAIARAIYFGAKVLILDEPTSALGQKQQMEVLKTIRRVQALGNIAIILITHNEIHARLIADRFTFLSLGEVIGEGTAKDLEGDDIKRLMAGGAEIGDLAKELAIS from the coding sequence ATGAGCAGCAAAACGCCACTTATTGAAACCACAGGCCTGGTTAAAAAATTCGGCTCTTTTACAGCCCTGAACGGGGTCTCTTTGAAAGTCTATCCAGGCGAGGTTCACGCGCTTCTGGGGGATAACGGGGCCGGGAAATCCACCCTGATTAAAATTCTGTCTGGTGTGTTCCCGCCAACCGATGGCCAGATCAAGGTTGAAGGCGAGCCGGTTAATTTTGCCTCGCCGCGCAATGCCACTGATGCGGGTATCGGCACAGTGTATCAGGACCTGGCCCTGAACCCGCTGACTTCGGTGACGCGGAACTTTTTTCTGGGGCGCGAGCTGACTCGCTTTAACTCGCCATTTGGCTTGCTGAAGATGGATGAGATGCATCAGATCGCTGTTGCTGAAATGGCTAAAATCGGCATTAACATTGCTGATCCTGAACAGGCTGTCGGCACCATGTCAGGCGGCCAGCGTCAGACCCTGGCGATTGCACGGGCGATTTATTTTGGCGCCAAGGTTCTGATTCTGGACGAGCCGACCTCCGCCCTTGGTCAGAAACAGCAGATGGAAGTGCTGAAAACCATCCGCCGGGTCCAGGCGCTGGGCAATATTGCGATTATTCTGATCACCCATAACGAAATTCATGCCCGTCTGATTGCGGATCGCTTTACCTTCCTCAGCCTTGGCGAGGTCATCGGCGAAGGCACGGCCAAAGATCTTGAAGGCGATGATATCAAGCGGCTGATGGCAGGCGGGGCGGAAATTGGTGATTTGGCCAAAGAACTGGCAATATCTTAA
- a CDS encoding permease component of ribose/xylose/arabinose/galactoside ABC-type transporters (PFAM: Branched-chain amino acid transport system / permease component), translating to MSAATRQESDRHETKGRFAALFNRPEIGPIGVMLVLFGMLGYFSIPAGEFSLNPFAGEGFNALGIRNNLRVISQLGIIALGAGLLIIAGEFDLSIGSMIGFAGACMAMILRWGFAVVIPYLSFDGGVHIEFFTVFYLSDVSPIGAILITLCFTLFFGWLQGYIVVRSGLPSFIVTLGGLFFLRGLTEVSLRSFNHRPDQVKGATTVTEIPDIKNIINLPGHGEIEREAAKALPESDLTALVNALPADKVASITDRLQYTYQRIADAKTEIMASKGVRPLERALENALESGNDTMVATIQDKIANFKVTPAVPKSVTDIDVARAYIDSVVTARPVANFFGGDILEPVFDWLYYPIDWNTNNFGNQFAPGLYSCVMIWVLLSVLCYVVLSRTQAGNWIYSTGGNLNAAKANGVPTDKVKISLFMFSAFCATIFATCQVFEVNTADAAKGNLKELEAIAAAVIGGIVMTGGFGTILGIIVGAFIFGIAKEAFFYIPGIDGSFYRVFLGLVIIASALLNENIRKRIMGTI from the coding sequence ATGTCTGCAGCGACACGACAGGAATCCGACCGGCATGAAACAAAGGGCCGTTTCGCGGCGTTGTTCAATCGACCTGAAATTGGTCCAATCGGCGTTATGTTGGTCCTGTTTGGCATGTTGGGCTATTTTTCCATTCCGGCAGGTGAGTTCTCGTTAAACCCTTTTGCTGGTGAAGGCTTTAATGCGCTGGGAATCAGAAATAACCTGCGCGTGATCTCGCAATTAGGGATTATTGCCCTTGGTGCGGGTCTGTTGATCATTGCGGGCGAATTTGACCTGTCTATCGGCTCTATGATCGGATTTGCCGGGGCCTGTATGGCCATGATTTTGCGCTGGGGATTTGCTGTTGTGATCCCGTATCTGTCTTTTGATGGCGGCGTCCATATTGAATTTTTTACTGTTTTTTATCTCTCTGATGTCTCGCCGATAGGGGCGATTCTCATCACCTTGTGTTTCACCCTGTTTTTTGGCTGGCTGCAAGGCTATATCGTGGTGCGGTCTGGCCTGCCGTCTTTTATTGTCACGCTTGGCGGATTGTTTTTCCTGCGCGGCCTGACCGAAGTCTCTTTGCGGTCTTTTAATCATCGCCCGGATCAGGTCAAAGGGGCCACCACCGTCACCGAAATTCCGGATATCAAAAATATCATTAATCTGCCCGGCCATGGCGAAATTGAACGCGAGGCGGCAAAGGCTCTGCCTGAATCTGACCTGACAGCACTTGTGAATGCACTGCCTGCGGATAAAGTCGCCAGCATTACAGACCGGCTGCAATATACCTATCAGCGCATTGCTGATGCCAAGACAGAAATTATGGCGTCCAAAGGGGTGCGGCCGCTGGAACGTGCATTGGAAAATGCTCTCGAATCCGGCAATGATACCATGGTTGCCACCATCCAGGATAAAATCGCCAATTTCAAGGTCACTCCTGCGGTACCGAAATCAGTGACAGATATTGATGTGGCCAGGGCCTACATTGATTCTGTGGTCACTGCCCGGCCTGTGGCGAATTTCTTTGGCGGGGATATTTTGGAGCCTGTGTTTGACTGGCTGTATTATCCGATTGACTGGAACACCAATAATTTCGGCAACCAGTTTGCTCCAGGCTTATATTCTTGTGTGATGATTTGGGTGTTGTTGTCAGTATTGTGCTATGTCGTGCTCAGCCGCACCCAGGCCGGCAACTGGATTTATTCCACAGGCGGCAATCTGAATGCGGCCAAGGCAAATGGCGTGCCCACAGATAAGGTGAAAATATCGCTGTTTATGTTCTCTGCTTTTTGCGCAACCATATTTGCGACTTGCCAGGTGTTTGAGGTGAATACAGCAGATGCCGCGAAAGGGAACTTAAAAGAGCTGGAAGCCATCGCGGCTGCGGTGATTGGCGGCATTGTGATGACCGGCGGCTTCGGCACCATTTTAGGCATTATTGTCGGGGCCTTTATTTTCGGCATCGCCAAAGAGGCGTTCTTCTATATCCCTGGCATTGACGGCTCTTTCTATCGCGTATTTTTGGGGCTTGTGATCATCGCCTCTGCCTTGCTGAATGAAAATATCCGCAAACGGATTATGGGGACGATTTGA
- a CDS encoding ABC-type sugar transport system, periplasmic component yields MKKLIFALTAAVTMVAGAAQAERYVMVTHGEGKDPFWPVVQKGGEDAARAVGADFEYIFNPSGDMGDMAKSITAAAATQPDGIVVSLPDPDALGGAIKAAVAAGIPVVTMNSGLESSKEVGALMHVGQPEFLAGQSAGARAKAEGATKALCFIQEAYNTALNDRCNGYGESVPTKLVDSSNDPATIPTRAAAGLQANPDIDAVLSVGPHVCVGVQQAIDELGMSVHHSCFDLSPPVMDMINAGKVQYTIDQQQRLQGYMPVIVLHLYNNGAGLLPGANIPSGPGFVDKSNASSVAALAGVDR; encoded by the coding sequence ATGAAAAAGCTTATTTTTGCGCTGACAGCCGCTGTGACTATGGTCGCTGGTGCTGCTCAGGCAGAACGTTACGTTATGGTCACACATGGCGAAGGTAAAGACCCTTTCTGGCCAGTTGTGCAAAAGGGCGGTGAAGATGCTGCACGTGCTGTTGGTGCAGATTTTGAATATATCTTCAACCCATCAGGAGACATGGGTGATATGGCAAAATCAATCACAGCTGCTGCGGCAACACAGCCAGACGGTATTGTGGTGTCATTGCCTGATCCAGACGCGCTGGGCGGGGCGATCAAAGCTGCTGTTGCAGCCGGTATTCCTGTGGTCACCATGAACTCTGGCCTTGAATCATCCAAGGAAGTTGGCGCACTGATGCATGTGGGTCAGCCAGAATTCCTGGCCGGTCAGTCAGCTGGTGCACGCGCGAAAGCTGAAGGCGCCACAAAGGCCCTTTGCTTTATCCAGGAAGCGTACAACACAGCACTGAATGACCGGTGTAACGGTTATGGTGAATCTGTGCCGACAAAGCTGGTCGACAGCTCAAATGACCCGGCCACCATCCCGACACGTGCGGCTGCTGGTCTGCAGGCAAACCCGGATATTGATGCGGTTCTGTCTGTTGGCCCACACGTCTGTGTAGGTGTGCAGCAGGCGATTGACGAGCTGGGCATGTCTGTTCACCACTCATGCTTTGACTTAAGCCCACCTGTCATGGATATGATCAATGCAGGCAAGGTTCAGTACACAATCGATCAGCAGCAGCGTCTGCAGGGCTACATGCCTGTGATCGTGCTGCATCTGTATAATAATGGTGCAGGCCTGCTGCCAGGGGCAAACATCCCATCTGGCCCGGGCTTTGTTGACAAGTCAAATGCATCATCTGTTGCTGCACTTGCTGGCGTAGACAGATAA
- a CDS encoding putative dehydrogenase (PFAM: Oxidoreductase family, NAD-binding Rossmann fold; Oxidoreductase family, C-terminal alpha/beta domain) yields the protein MSASVQDKSIGVGVIGTGFMGKAHSIAYSASASVFGTGLRPQLEIVCDLSPERASQRATDLGFSRYSDNWRDVVEDERVELVSICTPNDTHAEIAIAALKAGKHVWCEKPMSTTLADSTAMAAAAAASAGQTIIGYNYTKNPAVTHARRLIEQGAIGRVSGFFCRYDVDNEADGSRPWSWRMSREQSGTGANGDVLSHVISVAHFLTGSTISRVAGDYAIVHEQRADAENDGQTKAVDNDDMVSALVHFENGVKGHIGASRVTWGRKCGLRWEIHGTEGTILYDQERLNELKLFTRQDDPATDGFRTILTGPLHEPYAAFLPNGGHSLGYMDVKICELHELLGAIEQGTAVWPSFADGLVIEKVMDAVDRSAQSGAWAEV from the coding sequence ATGTCAGCTTCAGTTCAGGATAAATCAATCGGGGTCGGTGTCATCGGCACGGGTTTTATGGGTAAGGCCCATTCCATTGCGTATAGCGCGTCAGCATCTGTGTTCGGCACAGGCCTGCGGCCACAGCTGGAAATTGTATGCGACCTCAGCCCGGAGCGTGCCAGCCAGCGCGCCACTGATCTGGGCTTTTCGCGTTACAGCGATAACTGGCGGGATGTGGTTGAAGATGAGCGTGTTGAGCTGGTCTCTATCTGCACACCCAATGACACTCATGCTGAAATCGCAATTGCCGCGCTGAAAGCAGGCAAGCATGTCTGGTGTGAAAAGCCCATGTCAACAACCCTGGCCGATTCAACTGCTATGGCAGCGGCAGCGGCAGCATCAGCAGGCCAGACCATCATCGGCTATAATTATACCAAAAACCCGGCTGTCACCCACGCCCGCCGCCTGATCGAACAAGGCGCCATTGGCAGGGTATCAGGATTTTTCTGTCGGTATGATGTGGATAATGAAGCAGATGGCAGCCGGCCCTGGTCCTGGCGGATGTCACGTGAGCAGTCCGGAACAGGGGCAAATGGGGATGTGCTGTCGCATGTCATTTCCGTGGCGCATTTCCTGACCGGGTCAACCATTTCCCGGGTTGCCGGTGATTATGCCATTGTGCATGAACAGCGGGCTGATGCCGAAAATGATGGCCAGACCAAGGCTGTTGATAATGATGATATGGTCTCTGCTCTGGTGCATTTTGAAAATGGGGTCAAAGGCCATATCGGGGCCAGCCGTGTGACCTGGGGACGCAAATGTGGCCTGCGCTGGGAAATCCATGGCACAGAAGGCACCATTTTATATGATCAGGAGCGGCTGAATGAGCTGAAGCTGTTTACCCGTCAGGATGACCCGGCAACAGATGGGTTCCGGACCATCCTGACCGGCCCGCTGCATGAGCCTTATGCCGCTTTTCTACCGAATGGCGGTCATTCGCTGGGGTATATGGATGTGAAAATCTGTGAGCTGCATGAGCTGCTGGGCGCAATTGAACAGGGAACAGCTGTCTGGCCCAGCTTTGCAGACGGGCTGGTGATCGAAAAAGTCATGGATGCGGTTGACAGATCTGCCCAGTCAGGGGCCTGGGCAGAGGTGTGA
- a CDS encoding putative dehydrogenase (dehydrogenase of unknown specificity, short-chain alcohol dehydrogenase like) codes for MVNAGNRTGFRLTISYLFGADTMAIDAIYPSLKGKTVLITGGGSGIGEALTRAFIDQGAKVGFLDYDQQASQALIADINSPNLHFEYCDLRDIDALQASVRAVSAQLGAIRVLVNNAARDDRHSLASVTSEYFDERIATNLKHQLFAAQAVAPQMAEAGGGSIINMGSTSWLIGQGGMPCYTTAKSAVQGLTRGLARDLGPDNIRVNSVIPGWIMTQRQVDMWLTEESEKELMQRQCVKRKLVPEDIARFVLFMASDEAGACSNQSYIVDGGWV; via the coding sequence ATGGTCAACGCTGGAAACAGAACCGGTTTCCGGCTTACCATTTCATATCTCTTTGGGGCAGACACGATGGCAATTGACGCAATTTATCCTTCATTAAAAGGCAAAACGGTCCTTATCACCGGCGGTGGTTCAGGCATTGGCGAAGCGCTGACCAGGGCCTTTATTGATCAGGGCGCAAAGGTCGGGTTTCTGGATTATGACCAACAGGCGTCACAAGCCCTTATCGCTGATATCAACAGCCCGAATTTGCATTTTGAATATTGTGATTTGCGCGATATAGACGCGCTTCAGGCCAGCGTCAGGGCGGTGTCTGCACAGCTGGGCGCCATCCGCGTTCTGGTCAATAATGCGGCCCGTGATGACCGCCATAGTCTGGCCAGCGTGACCTCGGAATATTTTGATGAACGTATCGCTACTAATCTGAAACACCAGCTGTTTGCCGCCCAGGCGGTCGCCCCGCAGATGGCAGAAGCGGGCGGCGGTTCGATCATTAATATGGGCTCGACCAGCTGGCTGATCGGCCAGGGCGGCATGCCCTGTTACACCACCGCGAAATCAGCGGTTCAGGGGCTGACCCGAGGTCTTGCCCGTGATCTGGGCCCCGACAATATCCGGGTGAATTCTGTGATTCCGGGCTGGATCATGACACAGCGCCAGGTGGATATGTGGCTGACCGAAGAAAGCGAAAAAGAGCTGATGCAGCGGCAATGTGTGAAACGCAAGCTGGTGCCTGAAGACATTGCCCGCTTTGTCCTATTTATGGCGTCTGATGAAGCCGGGGCCTGTTCTAACCAGAGCTATATTGTGGATGGTGGTTGGGTCTGA
- a CDS encoding gluconolactonase (PFAM: SMP-30/Gluconolaconase/LRE-like region) has translation MTYEVAFPVQNELGEGPVWDDRAGCLIWCDILGQTLFIGDVQSGLIRTYGFGEPVSAAFLSEADQLYVAGASGLYMLEPETGARQLVMPIEQDNPVTRANDSRVAPGGAIWFGTMGRKLEADAGAVYHVKNNKIEPLFAPVSIPNATCFSPDSRTGYFCDTPKQVILQVEIDPETGRPVAAPRLFVDLSAEGLNPDGAVIDAEGCLWNAQWGAGRVAGYDPAGKFMHAINLPAAQITCPAFGGADLKTLYITSAKEGLSTADQADQPLAGAVFAVDMEVAGLAERRVPVF, from the coding sequence GTGACATATGAGGTGGCTTTTCCGGTGCAAAATGAGCTGGGTGAAGGGCCGGTCTGGGATGACCGGGCGGGATGTCTTATCTGGTGTGATATTCTGGGCCAGACCCTGTTTATCGGAGATGTGCAAAGCGGGCTTATCCGCACCTATGGCTTTGGTGAGCCGGTTTCCGCTGCCTTTCTGAGCGAGGCAGATCAGCTTTATGTGGCCGGGGCAAGCGGGCTGTATATGCTGGAGCCTGAAACCGGCGCACGCCAGCTGGTCATGCCCATAGAACAGGATAACCCGGTGACACGGGCCAATGACAGCCGCGTGGCCCCGGGCGGGGCCATCTGGTTCGGGACGATGGGCCGCAAGCTGGAGGCAGATGCAGGAGCGGTCTATCACGTCAAAAACAACAAGATTGAGCCGCTGTTCGCGCCTGTCTCTATTCCCAACGCTACCTGTTTTTCACCAGATAGCCGGACCGGCTATTTCTGTGACACGCCAAAGCAGGTCATTCTGCAGGTAGAGATTGACCCGGAAACCGGACGGCCCGTGGCCGCGCCGCGCCTGTTTGTGGACTTATCCGCAGAAGGGCTGAACCCTGATGGCGCAGTGATTGACGCAGAGGGCTGTTTATGGAACGCGCAATGGGGAGCCGGCCGGGTGGCCGGATATGATCCGGCCGGCAAATTTATGCACGCGATTAACCTGCCTGCTGCGCAAATCACCTGTCCGGCCTTTGGCGGGGCTGATCTGAAAACCTTATATATCACCTCAGCCAAGGAAGGGCTGAGCACAGCTGATCAGGCGGATCAGCCGCTGGCCGGGGCGGTGTTTGCCGTGGACATGGAGGTCGCCGGACTTGCTGAGCGGCGCGTGCCCGTATTTTAG
- a CDS encoding choline dehydrogenase-like flavoprotein (PFAM: GMC oxidoreductase) — protein sequence MADRFDYVIVGAGSAGCVLANRLSENPNHKVCLLEAGPPDRNPFIHIPAGFVKTLKDPSVNWLFDMQPSWGTNGRVIAAPRGKTLGGSSSINGLVYNRGQSMDFDTWAQLGNRGWGYADILPYYKRLETRLGKGDPLYRGQSGEQVITDLEWRHPLCEAFVQAALDMGMPLNADYNGRTQEGVTYVQRTAKGRFRYSAARAFLKPVKARPNLHIITDAHTTSVQVEGGRATGVTFSKGGRHGLEQRLLASREVILSSGVVGSPHLLELSGIGNGDHLRALGLDVVHHLPGVGENLRDHYAPRFTGRARNTSTINELTRGPKLLGEVGKYLFGRPSILGLGPTLVYCFWHSDPAIRNHDLQLTFAPASYKEGVQSEIDTEPGFTCAAWQQRPESRGFIHARTSDPYDKPVIQPNYLDAEEDRRVVLAGMKLARQLMHSSALAPYLDHEVYPGPDISSDDELLQVARQRGTTTYHMMGTCRMGPATDPTAVVDDQLRLHGLNGLRVIDASIMPTMLSANLNAGAMLIGEKGADLVLGRPPLDPEILPA from the coding sequence ATGGCAGATCGGTTTGATTATGTGATTGTCGGGGCAGGGTCTGCGGGATGTGTGCTGGCGAACCGGCTGTCTGAAAATCCAAATCACAAGGTCTGTCTTCTGGAAGCCGGACCGCCAGACCGAAACCCCTTTATCCATATTCCGGCCGGATTTGTAAAAACCCTGAAGGACCCGTCTGTGAACTGGCTGTTTGATATGCAGCCCAGCTGGGGCACAAACGGGCGGGTGATCGCTGCCCCCCGGGGCAAGACGCTTGGCGGCTCAAGCTCGATCAATGGTCTTGTGTATAACCGGGGCCAGTCGATGGATTTTGACACCTGGGCCCAGCTGGGCAACCGCGGCTGGGGTTATGCCGATATTCTGCCCTATTATAAACGTCTTGAAACGCGGCTGGGCAAGGGAGACCCGCTTTACCGGGGCCAGTCCGGTGAACAGGTGATAACAGATCTGGAATGGCGGCATCCTTTGTGTGAGGCCTTTGTCCAGGCGGCGCTTGATATGGGCATGCCGCTGAATGCCGATTATAACGGCCGCACCCAGGAAGGTGTGACCTATGTCCAGCGTACCGCCAAGGGCCGGTTCCGCTACAGCGCGGCAAGGGCGTTTCTGAAACCGGTAAAGGCGCGCCCGAATCTGCATATCATCACAGATGCGCATACCACCTCTGTCCAGGTTGAAGGCGGCCGCGCCACCGGGGTGACCTTCTCAAAAGGCGGGCGGCATGGCCTTGAACAACGCCTTCTGGCCAGCCGTGAGGTAATTTTATCCTCTGGTGTGGTGGGATCGCCTCATTTGCTTGAATTATCGGGTATTGGCAATGGCGATCATCTTCGCGCGCTTGGTCTTGATGTGGTCCATCATCTGCCTGGTGTGGGCGAAAATCTGCGTGATCACTATGCACCGCGTTTTACTGGCCGGGCCAGGAACACCTCCACCATCAATGAGCTGACACGCGGCCCCAAATTGCTGGGTGAGGTGGGTAAATATTTGTTTGGCCGGCCGTCTATTCTCGGGCTGGGGCCAACGCTGGTCTATTGTTTCTGGCATTCGGACCCAGCCATACGCAATCATGACCTGCAGCTGACTTTCGCTCCGGCCAGCTATAAAGAAGGGGTTCAGTCTGAAATTGACACAGAGCCTGGCTTTACCTGTGCGGCCTGGCAGCAGCGGCCGGAATCACGCGGCTTCATCCATGCCCGAACGTCTGATCCCTACGATAAGCCGGTTATTCAGCCCAATTATCTGGATGCTGAAGAAGACAGGCGGGTGGTGCTTGCCGGCATGAAGCTGGCTCGCCAGCTGATGCATTCCTCTGCACTTGCGCCTTATCTTGATCACGAAGTCTATCCCGGCCCGGATATCAGCTCTGATGATGAGCTGCTTCAGGTCGCGCGGCAACGGGGCACCACGACTTATCATATGATGGGGACCTGCCGGATGGGCCCGGCTACAGATCCCACAGCCGTGGTTGATGATCAGCTGCGCCTGCATGGGCTGAACGGCCTGCGGGTAATTGATGCATCTATCATGCCGACCATGTTGTCTGCCAATCTGAATGCAGGTGCGATGCTGATTGGCGAAAAAGGTGCTGACCTTGTTTTGGGCAGACCGCCTCTTGACCCTGAAATTCTGCCCGCCTGA
- a CDS encoding 2-dehydropantoate 2-reductase (PFAM: Ketopantoate reductase PanE/ApbA; Ketopantoate reductase PanE/ApbA C terminal~TIGRFAM: 2-dehydropantoate 2-reductase) — protein sequence MRQRQAFDFCCTEPTLVLKSGVDNADAQKGKIMKIAIIGTGAMGSVYAALLADAGHEVWAVDSWAEHIDQIKKTGLQLEGASGGRTVTQLHATTELAEAGACDLYVIATKADGVGTAAQAVARSMREDSLILTIQNGLGAGERIAKFIDTKNVLLGVAEGFGASMKGPGHAHHNAMRQIRIGEMTGGMTDRLQALQEVWRGAGFTANGFADIHQLIWEKYICNVFLSAPCTVFDCTIGGLVNHEARREIALGCMREAYQAGRARGINFSFDDADAYALKFASVMPDASPSMRLDHLARRKSEIDAINGMVPVVSAEAGLAAPYNETLSAVVRKREEAF from the coding sequence ATGAGGCAGAGGCAGGCTTTTGACTTCTGCTGTACAGAACCTACACTGGTGCTGAAAAGCGGCGTTGACAATGCAGACGCACAGAAAGGGAAAATCATGAAGATTGCAATTATCGGCACCGGGGCAATGGGATCTGTCTATGCGGCGCTGCTGGCAGATGCCGGACATGAGGTCTGGGCCGTAGACAGCTGGGCAGAGCATATTGATCAGATCAAAAAAACAGGTCTGCAGCTGGAGGGGGCCAGCGGCGGCAGAACCGTCACGCAGCTGCATGCAACAACAGAACTGGCTGAGGCAGGGGCATGTGATTTATATGTGATTGCCACCAAAGCAGACGGGGTTGGTACAGCGGCTCAGGCCGTGGCTAGATCTATGCGTGAGGACAGCCTGATCCTGACCATTCAGAACGGGCTGGGGGCCGGTGAGCGGATTGCAAAATTCATTGACACAAAAAATGTACTGTTAGGCGTGGCTGAAGGGTTTGGCGCTTCGATGAAAGGGCCGGGCCATGCCCATCATAATGCAATGCGCCAGATTCGCATCGGCGAGATGACAGGCGGGATGACAGACCGGCTGCAAGCCCTGCAGGAGGTCTGGCGCGGGGCCGGGTTCACGGCCAATGGCTTTGCTGATATTCATCAGCTGATCTGGGAAAAATATATCTGTAATGTGTTTTTGAGCGCGCCCTGTACAGTGTTTGACTGTACCATCGGCGGATTGGTGAACCATGAGGCCAGACGCGAGATTGCGCTGGGCTGTATGAGAGAGGCGTATCAGGCAGGACGAGCCAGGGGGATCAATTTTTCATTTGATGATGCAGATGCTTATGCGCTGAAATTTGCGTCTGTGATGCCAGACGCCAGCCCGTCTATGCGGCTGGACCATCTGGCCAGGCGCAAGTCAGAGATTGATGCGATTAACGGCATGGTCCCTGTGGTCAGTGCTGAGGCCGGCCTTGCCGCACCTTATAATGAAACCCTGTCTGCGGTGGTGCGCAAACGTGAAGAGGCGTTTTAA